CCATCTACTTGCTTATAAGTTAAAAACCACTCTCTCCTTGGACAAATATGATAAGATGCTCCTGAATCAAGAACCCAcacatcagagtgatgagtGTGTCCATCAGCAACTAGAGCAATATTATTTTCAGAGCTGGTGTCGCCATCTGCTACAGCAACATAACCTGATTGATTTtctaatttcttcttcttctttggacaatcAGTTTTCCAATGTCCTTTCTCCTTACAGTAATTACAGGTGTTGTCTGGCTTAGGACCCTTTAAGAATGGCTTCTTAGACTTCGTCTTCCCACCGTTTCCTTTTCCCTTACTGCCATTGGCAAATAGTCCAGAGGCCTTATTATCTGTACCTGTATTGTTCGCCTTATGATGAAACTCCCTGTTATAAAGAGACGACCTAAATTCTTCCAGAGTCATAATATCTTTACcaacaataaatgattgaacaaaattttcatatgaaagcggtaaagacactaacagaatcaaagcaacatcttcatcttcaattttcacatcaatattacgtaattctcataataatgtgttcaattgatctaaatgatccCTGAGTTACATACCTTCCTGCATTCGCAGGCCAAACAGACAttgtttcagaagaagtttgtttgttagagatttcatcatgtataagctctctaacttcatccacagaCCAGCAACAGTCTCTTCGTCTGAGACCTCAGTGATGATGTCATCTGCGAGGCACAACATAATTGTTGAATGTGCCTTTACTTCTAGAACCGCCATCTCAGCAGTGACCTCTCCCGTAGACCGAAACTATTTCTCCTAGTAAACTTTTCGATTTTCACGTTCATAgcagacatctttctctccagAAAACAAAACACCGATCGGAAACCAAAAGTTCTGATACCagtttgttgtgcggaattaatgaaagataaataagtaaataatcGAAACACAGATTTACATGGTTCACCAACATTGTGTTGGCTAGTTCACGGGTAGAAGGAGATAGTACTTATtaggaaatagaaaaactgattACATGATTAGGTTTACACAATGGTGTATTTATAATACTCAATCTAATCTAATCCTACctggaacccatgatcctaatccaactaggaacccatgatcctaattcaactaggaacccatgatcccacaATGTCCTCACGATTTCGAATCCAAGTAGAAATCCAAAACacaatactactccgaataggaaacatgATATACTAATTCAAGGCCTTACGACATATTAAATATTAGTAAACTTGAACCGAATCAGATCGCTCAATTGGGATTCGATTAAATGATACACGGTTAACTCGGTTGGTTTGAGCAATTCTAttcgggtttttttttcataaatctcggatttatatatatctatgattgtttttatattaaacattactaaactcgaACCCAATCAGATCGCTCAACTAGGTTAAATAAATCCCAGATTTATATATAGCTATGTTTTTTTATACTAAATATTAGTAAACTCGAACCGAATTAGATCGCTCAACTGGGATTGGATTAAATGATACACGGTTGACTGGGTCAGTTTGACCGATTCTattcattttttaaataaaccccatatttatatatagctatgatttttttatattaaatatgaGTAAAATCGAACGGAATCAGATCGCTCAAATGAGATTGGATTAAACGATACGTGATTGACTCAGTCGGTTTGAGTGGTTCTATTCGTTTTTCTAAAATTAATCCCAGATTTATATATAGCTATGattgttttatattaaatattagtAAACTCGAACCAAATCAGATCGCTCAACTGAGATTCGATAAAATGATACGCGGTTGACTCGGTCGGTTTGAGCAATTCTATTCgggttttttttcataaatcccggatttatatatatctatgattgtttttatattaaatattagtAAACTCGAACCCAATCAGATTGCTCAACTGGGATTGGATTAAATGATACGCGGTTGACTCGGTCGGTTTGAGTGGTTATattcattttttaaataaataccgGATTTATATATAGCTatgattttttatattaaatattagtAAAATTGAACCAAATCAGATCGCTTAAAAGGGATTGGATTAAACGATACGCGGTTGACTCGGTCAGTTTGAGTGGTTGtatttgttttttaattaatcCTCAATTTATATATAgctatgatttttttatattaaatattagtAAACTCGAAACGAATCAGATCGCTCAACTGGGATTAGATTAAACGATACGCAGTTGACTCGGTCAGTTTGAACGGTTCTAttcgttttttttaaataaatcccGAATGTATATGTAGCCATGATTTTAAAATCGAACCGAATCAGATCGCTCAAATGGGATTGGATTAAACGATATGTGGTTGACTCAGTCGGTTTGAACGGTTCTATtctgattttttaaattaatcccaGATTTATATATAGCTatgattttttatattaaataaccacacagtttatatttgaaaatgacTCAAACCACATAATTTATTTTGGTACCTTTTCTTTTCatttgttttggtttgatttcattaaatttctttcaagttatatatatttcattgagTGTAATAAAATTTCACTGTCTTTCGGTCAATTTGGTACAAATTCAGTATCTTTTAGTAACATTTAGTTTgttattaaaatttatgaaaatttGATGTTATTTAAATATGTGTTTAATCATAATAtaattttctttcaaaaaaaatcataatataatTACTTGTTAAGATAGTTTGTCTCGTTATATATTACTTTTGTTAAGTATGAGTAAATTTTAATCACTTTTAGTTTCGACATTTAATGGCCAAATAAAAATCGGGCCCAGCCCAGTCGGAACgggcgggcgtcgcgcgaacgagcgagcgcgcgtgtggtttattttgtaaaacccactaaacacaatttaataaCTCCTTAGGCCCAACCCAATATAAACTCTTCAACTATCTCAAAAGTTTTCCATGTGGGATACTTAAAGTCACAAAAGACAAGCAAAGGCTAAAGAACCATTTTACCAAAATCTCCAACATTAGTTGTTgtcatttatttgattattaaagttattttatttttagttatttttaaatattttgaattgGCTTTTAGATGATTATTTATTTCCTTATGTATAGTTTGTATAAATGTTTGTTATTTAAAAATGTTggaaaaagagaatttttaaaatgttgattcaattttttagtatttaacaaACTATTCGCCTATTCGGCATTTTTTAGTATTTCCTTCTCGTGGGAGCTACGGCTTGTGGTTTGGttattttgaggtttgttttctctctctcagaactgtcttctctctctcagatctgtcttcattCTATCTCGGATctattctctctctcagatcgatcttctctctctcagatctttcttctctctctcagatctgtcttcattcgatctcagatctattttctctctctcagatctgtcttctctttctcagatctgtcttctctctctcagattcgtcttctctctctcagattcgtcttctctctctcagatctgtcttcattCGATCTCATATCTGTTTTCTCTTTCTCAGATCTATCTtatctctctcagatctgtcttcccTCTCGCAGATCTGATGGCGAaagacagagagagagagagagacctaGGGTTAGACGGACCTTGGAGGGAGGCGGTGATGGCAGCAATTCCGATCTTGGTGAGGCGGATCGGGCGGCTGGGGTAGGGCGGGCGTCGGATCTGGTGCAGGATGGAGTGTCGGCTGGCGGCGTTGTGGCTTCGGCAGGGGATGCAAGGGAGAAGAGGGGGCATGGCGAGCGGGTGAGGGACCGCTCTCGGGAGCGGGGTCGGGGGGCTTGGCAAGGGTCCGATGGGTTAGATCTGGCAGGATGCGGCGCCGGTTTAGGGGATTGGGGGGCTGGAGGGGCCTGGGATCGTGGGGACAGGGGCGTGGCGCCTGGATCGGTTGCCTTGCTTGCGGATTCGGCTGGGACGCAGGCGGCGCCGCTGGAGGGGGATTCATCGGCAGGGAGGTTGGACGAGCGGTGCCCTGTGCCTGGGGCAGTGGTTGCAGGATGTTTGGGGGGTGGGCACATGGGATCGGGTGACGCGGTTGCCCGCCCCTTGCTCCCCGCGATCCCGGATGGACGGGTGGGCAAGTTCCCGCCTGCGGACTGTGCGGCGCCTGTCCTCCCTGCCGATGGCGCCGGGCACCGCAGGGGGCCTGCCGATGCTGGGGCTGGGCGTTGGCCTGGTTTTTCCGGCATTGTGCCTGGCATTGATTGTCCTATTCCGGTCAGTGTTCGGCAGGCTGAGGCTGCATTTGGGGGCAGGTTGCCTCGAGTCAGAGCCCTTTTTAGGCTGGGCATGATATTCAGGGACAGGGGAACATCGCCTCCCCCAGGACTGCAGTTGGCAATAACGGGATAGGTAAAGGGTCTTGGAAAGACACTGTTATGGGAGTGGTTTAGGAGGAGCTCTGCTTTGAGGAAGTGGAGATGGTAGgggattcattttgatgttattagtatcgataagcagttcattcactgTAAAGTGAGCATTTCTGGTATTACTCCCTTCTTgactacccttgtgtatgctgatccgatcttagttaatcgcaaacggctgtgggagatcctcttTTCGATGAGTGGCAGCATCTCTGAGCCCTGGTTTATTGCGggagactttaatgatatcggccttatgagtgaccagagaggaggttccaatcattatgttaatcgctgtcttcaccacaaaaataatatggatttatgtgggatTTCCGACTTGGGGGCTTCGGGTcatagattcacttggaaacgcaatagtacctttgttcgtttggacaaggtCTATGCTAATGTGGCTGCCCTGACTTCTTTCCCTGAGTGTTCTGTTTTAAATCTTCCGTTCCGTCAttcagaccattgccctattttgtttagacttttgagaggcaaCCGGCCTAGGgggaagagaccgttccggtaccaGCTGgcgtgggagtcccatcctaagtttaaggagttcgtccaagataattggaaacctcattcgaatgtcctgcaagcttctgaagggttcaggaagaaGGTGCTTGGTTGGAATAAGAATGTCTTTGGGCAcattattagaagaaagaataagttgttaaaaaggatggagggcgttcagcgtaggttggatgtgaggtttgatcacagtttAGATGGCCTCtttagaacccttcagaaggagctggaagctgtgcttaggcaggaggagcttctctggttccagaagtctaggaaatcctggattagggatggggatcgtaataccaggtacttccatctgtctactatgatcaggcggcagaggaatagaattgaggctattaaagattctgatggggagtgggtgtatgaagatgaggtgattcggaatttggctctggagttctataaggagcttttcaaagaggatcctgttcagctggagagggctcactctattgctacctttcctttgatcagtgaggatatcagtcagagtgcctttcttcctatttcccgaaaagagattgaccatgccatcttcagcattggggcgtctaaagcgcctggtattgatggtcttccagctggcttctaccacaagcactggggtgttgtgaaggagggtatctatgagtttatcataggtgtgttcaatgggtctaaggatattgagctggttaatagaactctcctggtccttattcctaaaattgataagccttcttcctttttgcatatgagacccatcagtctttgtaatgttctttacaagacgattaaaaaaattgtggctaatagaatccgtggcattcttccagagatcatttgtcagaatcagggtagttttgtacccggtagacaaatgatggataatgtggtgattgcccaagaaatggtgcacactatgaagattaggaaagggaagaaaggcattgtggctcttaagctggatttggagaaggcctatgatcgcatcaactggaacttcctgatggagagtctggagagagctaggatcccagacagttggagaaatcttattaaggtttgtattacttctcctgtgtttcaggttatggtgaatggggatatgtcggaggagttctctccgggtcggggcatccgtcagggtgatcctatgagtcccttccgtttcgttattgctatggagaggctgtcccaccttattcaagatgccattgatattgggagtttccacccggtggccatcaacagtttctgtccccaggtgacccacttattctttgcggacgatgtccttatctttcttgaaggtaatgaggagcagttgagtgtcattatggatattctagattgtttttgttcggcctctggtcagagacttaatatccagaaatctaggatgatgtgctctaagaatatgaatccgagaatttgtaaaagattaagtgatttgtctggtattcctcttactaattctcttgggaagtatctggggattcctctccatagtgagagagtgtctaaagtttcttttaaagatactttggacaaagccaatacgaggtgtgccacgtggaaagccaagactctctccctcgctggccgtctgactttaattcaatctgtgaattccgctgctcccaaccacatcatgcaTGCTTATCAGCTTCcgaatcctgtgcttaatgatcttgataagattaaccgaaggttcctgtggggggaagctacggagggaagaaagatccacctggtgccttggagtgaggtttgtcagcccaaagattcagggggtttgggcattaggagagctaaggataataataaagttttattaatgaaactcctttggcgtatgtggcaatgcccctcctctctctgggttcgccttctttgtggtaagtatcgaaaagataagatctttgggggcccgaaagagagagttatcaattgttccttcctctggaaagggcttagcgccgtttttgctgagttttgctcgggggttggtctggatgtgggtaatggtaagtccataagcttctggtttgatacctggattggggataaacctttagtggatgtgtgcactttccccccgcctagtgatatccaaaactggaggttagccgatgtggtggactctgaaggggactgggtttggcctaaatttgattctttctttagccttgagactctccttagaattagaggagtgaaggtgagtaatcaagaggaagacatggataagcattgctgggcgctgactaacaatggagtctattcttgcaaatctgcctttgaagctttttcccttaacaggactgataatccctcagatatttggaagaccatttggtcccttaaaatcccctaccgcatgaggagcttcctgtggctgggcgttaaagacagattacttactaactcagatagatacagaaggcatttggcgacctctggagcttgcggtagatgtagaggccatgttgaatcgttgtgccacgctcttagggattgccctaagagtgaagaggtttggaagaaaattctccctcatcatactttctcttccttcatgtcccattctgtgaacgactggttctcagatggtattaggggaaagttattgtcttatatggagcatggggacattttctttgccattatctgtcatcaagtgtggaaatggaggaacgaggagatttttgataataaagaTGTGCCtttgcctaacttagctgagttcttcttgaagaaactctcctctattattgatagtttcaaaggtgagtcccttgccagatcttccccgagtagtgatgtccacctcatgagctggagcaggccgagagagggggttgtgaagctgaatactgatggttcctgcctcagtaatggtaagattgatgccggaggtgttcttagggatgcgggaggtgcctggctttctgggtttacccagaatttgggtttgggttcttccttctctgcggagctctggggcattctctctgggatccagctggcgattaggccgggtgttaagaggctttctgtggagtcagataacttggaggccatcaatatgattttgggtagtcatgccatgggtcttcatagccgcaaccttattaaagctattaagaggcttagcccctcatttgatatccttgagttcagccacattttccgggagcagaaccgtgttgcagatcacttggcggcggcaggccatgagggggtgttaggtgtttctacccttaccgttccccctatcgctctttctcctcttcttttagaggataggattggggttagctttcctaggctaatcccggtgtagtttcttgttttgctttgctttcctttccttttctaccaaaaaaaaaaaaagaaatagaaatgatATTCTCTACTGTTTAGGTAAATTCCAAATGTAAAAAAACTCTTACTTAAAGGTTGTATAataagggtctgtttggttcagctattagctaatagctgttgcggttgctgttagctgtttgcagttgcagtaagctgttagttgttgctgttagctgtttgttattagctgtttaattactagtgtttggtaaaattatattaaactgttgctgttcggatttaaaattctaaaatggacatgttttaaattaatcaacgatgaaattataaaaggaaaaatgtgaaaaaatgcacataacgtttacaattaggaataattttactcttaatgtctaaaataatgcaattttacccataacgctggcagctaagaacaattttacccctaacattgacaagttgggtcgatttcagatattattagaaaacatagatattttatttcttatcatacaccaattgcacatacaagcggttctaaaaaagagatttcatattttttttatttaataataaaattgaaaattgatatttataaattcaattaaatattgaaattttttttccaactcgtacaaaagacaatatttttttttattttcttaaaaaaattcacatctaatcatatatttgtgatatgttactaacgatgataaaatcgtgcatatgtgaagtgtagatgacaatattcatgaccaagaagacaatttgataaattatttctcaaattgacccaacttgtcaatgttatgggtaaaattgcttttggcttccaAAATTAGAGGTATAATTGAACCATTTtggacgttaagggtaaaattgctcctagctataaatgttgggggtatttttgcaccttatcctattataaaataaaaaatgtgttatacaaattaataaaaataatttatataaaaaataaaaaatttattgaatgcaacaaaaccttatttttccagtaattatattatagaaatataaataatgttaaagaataaacatattttgtggaaataagaaggataattatgtcaataacaactaactacaaacagttgtttatgaaaagctccaaataagagcttttcgtgaaacgctccaaaacgctgcagttttcaGAAAAAATGTTAAACGCTGCAGTTagataaacctaaccaaacgctatattttctgcggtttggagtgaaacgctaaacgctcatccgaaaagctgcAAACACCCTCTAAGCTGACCAGCTCATGCACAGTTCGATATTCGGCTCGATAAAAACTCGACCGTTTTTAACTCAATTTATAACCAAGTTGAGTTTAAGTACAATTTTAGGGCTCGATTCGTAAACAAGTCGAGATTGAGCACGACGAAATTCAACTTGAAATCTCGCGAGCATACTTAATTATAGGTTCGTGAACATACTCATGAACAAGCTCGactataatgttcatgaacataATCGTGAATAAGTTTGGTTTgattatttttgtaataatagtatttatataaagggaaaaatataaaacaacgtAGTTTTACATGAAACTTTAGTTCTGTATGTTTGAAAACTACATAGCTtattaatgagttgttcgcgAACAAAATTAAGGAGTTGGTCATGATCAAAGCTCAATTAATTTTCTTAACGAACCAAATTCGAACAGGATATTGAGTTCGAGCTCAAacttgtcatttttttttatcgaagCGAGTATCAGCAGGTCAAAGTGTTCCTGAAATTGATATTCTCTGTTGTTTAGGTAAATGCCACACTTAAAAAAGCTTTTTAAGTAAGGTTGTAATGAGCCGGCCCGTTCATGCGCAATTCGACATTCAGTTCGATAAAAACTCGACCGTGTCTAACTCAATTTATAACCGATTCGAGCTTAATTACGTTTTTAAGGCTCGATTCATAAACAAGTCGAGATTGAGCACGACGAAATTCAGTTCGAAATCTCGTGAGCAGACTCAATTATAGGTTCCCGACCATACTCAGGAACAAGCTCGACTACAATGTTGATGAACATACTAGTGAGCAAGCTTGGTTcgattatttatttaataataataccTAGTTTTGTGTGAAACTTTAATTCTATAGGTTTAAAAACTACGTAACTTATTAATGAGTTGTTCCCGAACAAAATTAAGGAGCTGGTCGCGACCAAAGCTCGTGAATAAGTAAATGAGTTGCTCAAGATCAAATAATTTTCTTAACCAACCAAACTCAACAAGAAAGTTGAGCTCGAGCTCAAACTTATCATTTTCTATCAAAGCGAGTATCAGCAAGGCAAAACTCATCTCGACTAGATTAAATAGGGTTTCAATTTGGTAAGCCCAATTAGAATGGGCTATATGAGGAGTTCATGAATCTAGGGCTTTGCCCTTCTCCAAATTCGGATCGAAGTTTGGAAAACAAGACAAGTTTAATGACATTAGACATCTCCATGCcttgaagaacaagaaaaactaAACTATAAAACTCCTCCTCCGAACTTCTTTTTTCTTCATTCTTTTAGAAACAACGATCGGAGATTACTACCTGAGCCGATTCCACAAAcggtatttatttatttatttatttatgtcaCATTTATTTGATGATTATTCTCCAATTTTAAGCATTCCCCACCTAATTAATTAGGTTATCACTACTTATAATCGTGTTTTACCTAATCAGTTCTAATGTTAAATATGTATAAAATCTCGGTGAGACGAATTAGTAATTTCGTGCTTCTAACTGTGTTAATTATCTCATATCCGCTAGGTCGGTAATAGCTTTTAATGTATCTTTTGGAGTTAGAAACGGAGTTTAATGTAGTATTAGAGTCTTCTAATTCGATATATATGTATTCATTCTTGGTCGGGAGATCGTAtttgtgatttatttatttatttattttgtgtttGGAAGGTATCCAAGATGATAAGGAGGATGATAATGAGCAATCTAGAAAACCCGAAAGAGTTGCGAGAGGCAGCACAAATAGCTAAAGTAGGAGTTATGTTTACTCTTGGAGCGATTGGCGTCGCTACGGCTATACAATCTTTGTTCACTGTTCAGGGTGGTCAAAGGGCTATTGTCTTCAACCGCATTAATGGTGTTGTAGACAAGGTATGTatgaaaaaaaaagtcaatCATTTATTCTTATGTTCGTAAATATATAAACTTTTGTTCCGCGTAACAAACTTGTTATAATCAACAACCAATCAAATTCCTAACACAGGTCCATCCTGAAGGAACACATTTGGCAATTCCGTGGATTGATAGACCAATTATCTATGATATCCGTGCACATCCTGAATTAATTGAGAGCACTTCAGGCACCCATGACCTCCAAATGGTAAATATATACGATCTATATTTTATCTCAGTGAATTAGTATGCATCCCTCTTTTAATTAGTTTGATATtattggtctttccttaacaggtGAATATAGGGGTTCGAGTCCTTACTCGTCCTTATGCTGATCAGCTGCCTACGATCTACCGATCTATTGGCACGAATTACAGAGAGAGAGTGTTGCCTTCGATTGTTCATGAAACGTTGAAGTCCGTGATTGCGCAGTATAATGCTAGCGAGCTTCTCACTCAGAGAGAGGTATATCTAATTTATCACGATTACTATTTAAATAACATAACACGATTTTGATACCATTGTTTTGTCTCGATAGAAAGTGAGTCGAGAAATTCGAGAAATACTGACAGAGAGGGCAGCTAGTTTTAACCTGGCAGTGGATGATGTGTCGATTACCGGACTGACTTTTGGGAACAAGTTCAGCGCGGCCATCGAGGCTAAGCATATCGCGGCGCAAGAAGCCGAGAGGGCGAAATATATTGTGGAGAAAGCTGAGCAAGATAAGAAAGGGGCTATTCTGAGAGCACAGGGTGAGGCTAAGAGTGCTGAATTAATTGGGCAAGCTATTGCGAAGAATACTGCATTTCTGGAAATTAGGAAAATAGAAGCTGCAAGAGAGATTGCAAAAGTTGTATCAAGATCTTCCAATAAGGTCTATTTGGATTCAAGTGATCTTCTCTTGAACATTCAAGATAAATCAGGAATTGCTGCCTCTGGGATTAAACATTGAAAGGCTCTACTGTTGTTTTAAACTTCATTTTGTAGTAGTTTTAGAAGTTTGATTTAGGATCTTAACAAAAACATTTCATTTGTTGTTTATCAATGAAAATTTGAGATTTAGGAAACAGTTTGCACTGAAATATACATGGCCGCAATATAGATAGCTTAACTTGGTTTTATTGGTTCTGGATCACTGAGATAGTGATACGTTAATTGTGTTGATGTGTCACTATTTGAATGGTTTGGAACCTGATTGGGTTCCGAACTTTCTAAAATACATGATAATAAGTGGGATGCGtaacaaaattataatatgAGATCTTCTTAAGTTGAATTTTAATATGAGAGATGATGTTGGAATGTTTAGTGTTAATTATAAAAGTATAGTGGTTGGGATTTAATTGTTGAAtgtttg
The sequence above is drawn from the Euphorbia lathyris chromosome 6, ddEupLath1.1, whole genome shotgun sequence genome and encodes:
- the LOC136233499 gene encoding prohibitin-1, mitochondrial-like, with amino-acid sequence MIRRMIMSNLENPKELREAAQIAKVGVMFTLGAIGVATAIQSLFTVQGGQRAIVFNRINGVVDKVHPEGTHLAIPWIDRPIIYDIRAHPELIESTSGTHDLQMVNIGVRVLTRPYADQLPTIYRSIGTNYRERVLPSIVHETLKSVIAQYNASELLTQREKVSREIREILTERAASFNLAVDDVSITGLTFGNKFSAAIEAKHIAAQEAERAKYIVEKAEQDKKGAILRAQGEAKSAELIGQAIAKNTAFLEIRKIEAAREIAKVVSRSSNKVYLDSSDLLLNIQDKSGIAASGIKH